The following coding sequences are from one Granulicella arctica window:
- a CDS encoding glycoside hydrolase family 3 C-terminal domain-containing protein: MRFASASLVVLATFTASVFAQNTKPLPYMNPALSTQQRVDDLVSRMTLDEKVSQMVNASPAIPRLGIPAYDWWSEGLHGIARSGYATMFPQAIGMAATWNAPMLGQIGTTISTEARAKYNEAIRHDIHSIYYGLTIWSPNINIFRDPRWGRGQETYGEDPYLTGQLGVSFVKGLQGTDPNYFKVIATPKHFAVHSGPESTRHSANVEPTQHDLWDTYLPAFRAAVTEGHADSIMCAYNAVDHSPACANEELLQHILRDDWKFKGFVTSDCGAIDDFYMSTAHHLFPDAESASAAGVKAGTDTSCVSTYLALTDAVKKGLVAEADIDLSVKRLFMARYQLGLFDSPAKVVYDAIPFSVVNSPAHQELALEVARQSMVLLKNDESMLPLRAGIKTIAVVGPNAATLAAIEGNYNAIPLNPVLPVDGIVAEFKGAKVLYAQGSPYADGVALPVPRTILHPDKNSTVEGLKGEYFATNSFEGKPVLTRIDKQIDFDWNSAKPTPEIPADAFAVRWTGTIAMPDAGKYDFSLQIPECRPCHEEERFAVYFDEKPVAGFAPASAEYQPSGTPHFTLTIPDTKRHNIRVEYLHKAPLFNAGITLEWSPKESALQKDAVAAAQKADVVLAFVGLSPLLEGEEMPIHVEGFAGGDRTDIQLPAAQQQMLEAVAATGKPLVVVLMNGSALAVNWANEHANAILEAWYPGQAGARAIAETLDGKNNPGGRLPVTFYASLDQLPAFDNYAMANRTYRYFKGAPLYGFGYGLSYTTFAYSNLKLSTNTLHAGDSLTVEADIKNTGTRAGDEVAELYLLPPQTTVSPIQELNGFQRLHLAPGESRHVSFTLDPRTLSQVDEKGTRAVSAGSYVVFVGGSQPTPQTISAQFSITGTEELPR, encoded by the coding sequence ACCCAGCAACGTGTCGATGATCTTGTCTCGCGCATGACCCTCGATGAAAAGGTTTCGCAGATGGTCAACGCATCTCCTGCTATTCCTCGCCTTGGTATTCCGGCCTATGACTGGTGGAGTGAAGGACTGCATGGCATCGCGCGCTCGGGGTATGCAACGATGTTTCCGCAGGCGATCGGCATGGCGGCTACATGGAATGCGCCGATGTTGGGGCAGATCGGGACGACGATCTCTACGGAAGCGCGTGCGAAGTACAACGAAGCTATCCGGCACGATATTCATTCGATCTATTACGGCCTTACGATCTGGTCTCCGAACATCAACATCTTTCGTGATCCTCGTTGGGGGCGTGGCCAGGAGACCTATGGCGAAGATCCATATCTGACCGGGCAGCTTGGTGTTTCTTTTGTGAAGGGGCTGCAGGGTACGGACCCGAACTACTTCAAGGTGATCGCTACGCCTAAGCACTTTGCTGTGCACTCGGGGCCTGAGTCGACGCGCCACAGCGCGAATGTAGAGCCGACACAGCATGATCTATGGGATACCTATCTTCCAGCGTTCCGTGCTGCCGTTACAGAGGGCCATGCGGACTCGATTATGTGCGCGTACAACGCCGTGGATCACTCTCCCGCGTGTGCAAACGAGGAGCTTCTCCAGCACATTTTGCGTGACGATTGGAAGTTTAAGGGCTTCGTTACATCGGATTGTGGAGCCATCGACGACTTCTACATGTCTACGGCACATCACCTGTTCCCGGATGCAGAGTCTGCATCCGCTGCCGGCGTGAAGGCGGGTACGGATACGAGCTGTGTCAGTACCTATCTGGCGCTTACCGATGCGGTGAAAAAAGGGCTCGTCGCTGAGGCCGACATTGATCTTTCGGTGAAGCGTTTGTTTATGGCGCGTTATCAGCTTGGGCTCTTCGATTCGCCGGCCAAAGTGGTTTATGACGCGATTCCTTTTTCCGTGGTCAACAGTCCTGCGCATCAGGAGCTTGCTCTTGAAGTTGCCAGACAGTCGATGGTGCTTCTGAAGAACGATGAGAGCATGTTGCCCTTGCGAGCTGGGATCAAGACGATTGCTGTTGTTGGTCCGAATGCCGCAACGCTAGCTGCGATTGAAGGAAACTACAACGCGATTCCGCTGAACCCGGTCTTGCCTGTGGATGGTATCGTTGCCGAATTCAAAGGTGCCAAAGTGCTCTATGCGCAGGGATCTCCTTATGCGGATGGCGTTGCGCTGCCTGTTCCTCGCACGATCTTGCATCCTGACAAGAACTCGACTGTGGAGGGTTTGAAGGGTGAGTACTTTGCGACGAATAGCTTCGAGGGCAAGCCTGTACTGACGCGCATAGACAAGCAGATCGACTTCGACTGGAACTCTGCTAAGCCCACGCCGGAGATTCCTGCCGACGCCTTCGCCGTTCGTTGGACAGGAACCATTGCGATGCCGGATGCGGGTAAGTATGACTTTTCATTACAGATTCCAGAATGCCGACCATGCCATGAGGAAGAACGATTCGCTGTTTATTTTGATGAGAAGCCAGTAGCTGGTTTTGCGCCGGCCTCTGCGGAGTATCAGCCGAGCGGAACGCCGCACTTTACCTTGACCATCCCCGACACCAAACGACACAATATTCGAGTCGAGTACCTTCACAAGGCTCCGCTGTTTAATGCGGGGATCACATTGGAGTGGTCGCCCAAGGAGAGCGCGTTGCAAAAGGATGCGGTTGCAGCGGCGCAAAAGGCAGATGTCGTGCTTGCCTTTGTGGGACTGTCGCCGTTGCTTGAAGGTGAAGAGATGCCGATCCACGTCGAAGGCTTCGCGGGTGGAGATCGCACGGATATTCAACTGCCTGCGGCACAACAACAGATGCTCGAAGCCGTTGCAGCGACTGGCAAGCCGCTCGTCGTTGTTCTGATGAATGGCAGTGCATTGGCGGTGAACTGGGCGAACGAACATGCGAACGCAATTCTCGAGGCGTGGTATCCGGGGCAGGCTGGAGCCAGGGCTATTGCCGAGACGCTCGATGGCAAGAACAATCCGGGTGGTCGGCTGCCTGTTACTTTTTACGCATCGCTCGATCAGCTTCCTGCCTTTGATAACTATGCGATGGCGAACCGCACCTATCGTTACTTCAAGGGCGCGCCGCTCTACGGCTTCGGCTATGGGTTAAGCTATACGACGTTTGCTTACTCGAACCTGAAGCTCTCGACGAATACGCTGCATGCGGGGGATTCGCTTACTGTTGAGGCAGATATAAAAAATACCGGTACGCGCGCGGGAGATGAGGTTGCCGAGTTGTATCTCCTGCCACCTCAGACGACGGTCTCGCCAATACAAGAGTTGAACGGCTTTCAACGTCTGCATCTTGCTCCGGGCGAGAGTCGTCATGTCAGTTTTACGCTTGATCCGCGAACGCTTTCGCAGGTCGATGAAAAAGGAACACGTGCTGTGAGTGCTGGTAGCTATGTGGTCTTCGTCGGAGGCTCACAACCTACGCCTCAGACGATCTCCGCGCAGTTCAGCATCACCGGCACGGAGGAGCTTCCGCGCTGA
- a CDS encoding alpha-glucuronidase family glycosyl hydrolase, with protein sequence MMEAPETGVADMHAMGLARHLRILLLLMPMLVAASSYAEDGHEGWLRYAHIDDPVVLRQYDGLPHRVLSLGTTPVAQAASTELVRGMESMLGSRLVAVQTLPQEDAFVLGTQTEVCHFLRNVCRQKALSGDAFAVVRVMQKGHVYWVIFGDEERGELYGVFHVLEQFASQKPIADASEAPAASVRWVNQWDNFDGSIERGYAGRSIFFDGGHVRADLSRVSEYGRLLASVGLNGCTVNNVNSDLRTLDPAMLRELARIADQLRPWGVRMSLSVDLSSPQIVDHLATFDPLDPAVVAWWQKTADEVYRLIPDFGGFVIKADSEGRLGPSKYGRTPAEAANVVARALRPHGGVVLYRGFVYNNHLDWHDLKADRARAGYDNFHALDGRFEPNVIIQIKHGPIDFQVREPLSPLFAALQHTSQAIELQVTQEYTGQQRHMVFLVPMWKAALDTDLRAQNRSTPVKEIVEGRSFHQPLGGFAGVVNVGLDTNWMHHPMAMSNLYGFGKLAWNPDLTSDEILDSWTRLTWGNNPKVVSTIDDLQRGSWHAYEEYSGPLGLGTLTNIIGIHYGPGIESAERNGWGQWLRADNKGIGIDRTVATGTGYIGQYPPELAKVYESLTTCPDELLLFMHHVPYNYVLHNGKTVVQHVYDSHYKGAATVATYAPRWEQLQGLIDEERYEKTLKLFMYQAGHAIVWRDAVSEWFLRMSGIADTRGRVGHYPNRIEAESMQADGYTSVDVTPWETASGGKAVVCNRAAACTLTVKLDRPVGSYKMAVQYFDLRVGDAQYELLLDGKPIAHWIADDILPPAVVDTQLDGSTSTRFTVSGIALKPGDTLMLRGTPNNGEPAPVDYIEIMK encoded by the coding sequence ATGATGGAAGCTCCTGAGACTGGCGTGGCAGATATGCATGCGATGGGACTTGCTCGACACCTTCGAATCCTGTTGCTGCTTATGCCGATGCTTGTGGCGGCTTCTAGTTATGCCGAAGACGGTCATGAGGGATGGCTTCGATATGCCCATATCGACGATCCTGTCGTATTGCGCCAGTACGATGGACTTCCGCATCGTGTCCTGAGTCTTGGAACTACACCGGTTGCCCAGGCTGCTTCTACGGAGCTGGTACGCGGGATGGAGAGCATGTTGGGGAGCCGTCTTGTTGCGGTTCAGACATTGCCCCAAGAGGATGCGTTTGTCCTCGGGACGCAGACCGAGGTCTGTCATTTTCTGCGGAATGTTTGTCGGCAAAAGGCTCTCTCTGGTGATGCATTCGCCGTTGTCAGGGTGATGCAAAAGGGGCATGTCTACTGGGTCATCTTCGGGGATGAAGAGCGCGGGGAACTGTATGGCGTCTTTCATGTGCTGGAGCAGTTCGCTTCACAGAAGCCTATAGCGGATGCGAGCGAAGCCCCTGCGGCTTCCGTCCGATGGGTGAACCAGTGGGATAACTTCGATGGCTCGATTGAGCGAGGCTATGCTGGTCGCAGCATCTTCTTTGACGGCGGCCATGTGCGAGCGGACCTGAGTCGCGTTAGTGAGTATGGACGCCTGCTTGCCTCGGTCGGGCTCAACGGTTGTACGGTCAACAACGTCAATTCCGATCTGCGGACGCTCGACCCTGCGATGCTGCGCGAGCTTGCGCGCATCGCGGATCAGCTTAGACCGTGGGGTGTGCGCATGTCGCTTTCGGTTGATCTTTCAAGTCCGCAGATTGTGGACCATTTGGCGACCTTCGATCCGCTTGATCCCGCTGTTGTCGCTTGGTGGCAGAAGACGGCTGATGAGGTCTATCGTCTCATTCCGGACTTCGGAGGGTTTGTCATCAAAGCGGATTCGGAGGGGCGCCTGGGACCGTCGAAGTATGGACGGACTCCAGCCGAAGCGGCGAATGTTGTTGCTCGCGCGCTCAGACCGCATGGCGGCGTGGTGCTGTATCGTGGGTTCGTCTACAACAATCATCTGGACTGGCATGACTTGAAGGCTGATCGGGCACGTGCGGGGTATGACAACTTTCATGCGCTCGATGGAAGGTTCGAGCCGAACGTTATCATCCAGATCAAACATGGGCCAATTGATTTCCAGGTGCGTGAGCCGCTGTCGCCGCTCTTTGCTGCGTTGCAACACACAAGTCAGGCGATTGAGTTGCAGGTTACGCAGGAGTACACAGGCCAGCAGCGCCATATGGTCTTTCTTGTTCCTATGTGGAAGGCTGCGCTCGACACGGATCTGCGTGCGCAGAATCGGAGCACACCGGTCAAGGAGATTGTCGAAGGAAGGAGTTTCCATCAACCGCTCGGCGGGTTTGCTGGGGTCGTGAACGTTGGCCTTGATACTAACTGGATGCACCATCCCATGGCGATGTCGAACCTCTATGGTTTCGGCAAGCTTGCCTGGAACCCTGACCTGACCAGTGACGAGATTCTCGATTCGTGGACACGACTTACATGGGGGAATAATCCTAAGGTTGTCTCTACGATTGACGATCTTCAACGTGGCTCATGGCATGCGTATGAAGAGTACAGCGGTCCGCTTGGTCTTGGAACACTTACGAATATTATCGGCATTCACTATGGCCCCGGCATTGAGTCCGCCGAACGCAACGGATGGGGGCAATGGCTGCGTGCTGATAATAAAGGCATCGGCATAGATCGTACTGTTGCTACCGGGACTGGTTATATCGGCCAGTATCCGCCGGAGCTGGCGAAGGTCTACGAGTCGCTTACGACCTGCCCGGATGAACTTCTTCTCTTCATGCATCATGTTCCGTATAACTACGTGCTGCACAATGGTAAGACCGTCGTGCAGCATGTCTACGACTCGCACTATAAAGGGGCGGCGACTGTCGCTACTTATGCGCCGCGCTGGGAGCAGCTTCAGGGGCTCATCGACGAAGAGCGTTATGAGAAGACGCTGAAACTTTTTATGTACCAGGCTGGTCACGCCATTGTGTGGCGCGATGCTGTCAGCGAGTGGTTTCTGCGCATGTCGGGCATTGCTGATACGAGGGGTCGGGTCGGTCATTATCCGAATCGCATCGAAGCTGAATCGATGCAGGCCGATGGGTACACGTCGGTAGACGTTACGCCGTGGGAGACTGCATCCGGAGGCAAGGCGGTGGTCTGCAATCGCGCTGCTGCGTGTACGCTTACGGTGAAACTCGATAGGCCAGTTGGTAGTTATAAGATGGCTGTTCAGTACTTCGATCTTCGTGTCGGCGATGCGCAGTATGAGCTTCTGCTTGACGGCAAGCCTATTGCCCATTGGATTGCCGATGACATCCTTCCTCCTGCTGTGGTCGATACGCAGCTCGATGGCAGTACTAGCACTCGCTTTACTGTTTCCGGTATTGCTCTCAAGCCGGGCGACACTCTGATGCTTCGGGGAACTCCCAACAATGGCGAGCCCGCTCCTGTTGACTATATCGAGATCATGAAATGA